Genomic window (Primulina eburnea isolate SZY01 chromosome 8, ASM2296580v1, whole genome shotgun sequence):
TTCAGTTTCGTTTAACCACATGTTGAATGGATTATAATTGAAATTTAATATTGCTGTAAATCTAACTAGTAGGGAAATAACACAATTAGTTGACTAATCAtatgaatttaattatttaatgattttatattCAACAAATTATAATCGATATTTAATGTTTATCGAAGAGAGTGTAAAATAGAGGTTAAATCTAACTTATATAAATTAAGTTATCTATGTATAATCTAGAATCTTAAagcttaatattatttttatagttTTGATTTCAGTAATGAACTCGATTCTGATATCTATTTTATAATTGAGAATCGAGTTGACTCAAAAGCTCTCGGTTCCATTTATGTTTTTCGAACCGTGATTCTGAAATGGTTCGAAtcctaattaatttttaaaatatggtgCATGTCCATGATGATTCACAGTTTCATAAAAACCAAATCTCCATCGAGTTTGGATATTTAATATGTGGATGATATGTCGAGAAAaacatagtatgtgatttagtagAGACGACACAAAGTATGGTCCACTAATATCTAACAATTCCAATCTTCCAGTTGTCCTTTACTATAAAGCAACATTATCAACCAACAAAATATTTCCAAAAAACAAAAACCTTTTGACAGCCCTTTTCTTACATCACAAAACACTCACTCCTTTCTCGACCTTGTCTTCTATATCATTGTTTAGTTAATAACTTTAGCCCTTTTCTTGTTTTGATAAATGATTAGATAAGCATGTCTAGATAGAGTTTATTTACTagaaaaattgtaattttggtAATTTATATTTATCTGTTTACAGTTTTGGTATTCTATATTGAAAAATTTAAGTTTTAGTTTTTTATCTCTCAATTTTTAACAATTTTAGTGTTTTCTTTTTTGAATGTCTGCAAGAGTGTTGTTGTGATACTTATATGTCAATGTGACATGTTAACAAAACGTTGACGTCACATCAGCATCAGAAGtgaaaatgactaaaattgttgaatttttttaaatataataatttaaattagaaATTTATTAACACTGATTATCAAAATCGCAAACCAAAAACATATGGAATCGAAATTGCAAATTTTCCATTTATTTAAAACAACTCACAAAATATTTACTCTTTCGTACTTTTTTAAACTAAGTTCGGATGATCTCTTTTGGTATGATGAATATAAATACAAATTAAATATAAGATCGATCGATAGACATTGATTGAGCTACAACAGTTCGAACGAaagacaataaaaaataatcattcgtaaaaatcgaaaaacattttagtaaaatatttaaaatatatgcaagttgaatgtgtaaaaatattttggttgaatcattttatcatacatttggtatgcaatatttgaCATCTGAAATATACATAAAATGCTCCAACAATGCATCTTAAAAACAATATCAAAGTAAATgcgataaataaatatatacgaatttgtttatagatgttcgGATATTAACAGCACTTACGTCAGTCATTTTTCCACAAGAAAGATCcactaaaagaatttgatttatacaactcctTGTACAAATTCATTTCAACTTAGAACTTATACATTGCATAATCGAAACTCCTAGCAAACTTTCAATTGTAGGCCGTAACTCACAATCCGTACAATGTTTAATGTTTCTTATGTCAAAACTACAAACGTGatctttaatgtctttgtgtgaAGATCACTCATCTTAATTGTGAAATCCAATTCCAATGCATATGTTTGAGTAATTACATGTGAGGATTTTTAAAGTATATGTATATATCAAATATATCTTCACACTTGAGTTTGCTTTTATTCTAACTAATTTCTTCATGTAATATGCACATGTTTGAATCCCTTCAAAAGCTTGTATTTGATAGTCaaaatgttgtatttataagctctaagaatgatatatatgttagacacaagaatatgatcgTTTGAAAAGTTTCTATACTGTTTTTGATGTTGAAACGGTCATTTCCATCTTGCTGGCCACTTTTCTCGAGCTTAAATGATTTGAGGTCCACTCCCAGTTGGGCTCATTAGCTAGACTGATCATTCATTTGGGCTCATCAGCTAAACTGAACCAAACTGATGAGGTGCTGAATTTAGCATGTGCAGAACTATTActttcatcgtcatttatcagcattttAAAAATCCGATTCATACTTTGTCTtgtgaagatgatttgtagatcatcgtctTAACCACGTAACTCATACTGAGTCGTTTTATTTGGATAACTTAGCAGATCAAGATGACTAAAATACTGTAACTGCTCATGTCCGACTGATATTTGCTGATCAGCCAAATTTATGAGCCTTACTGCCATCATTTTGCTAAGATAACATCAGATTTAgtccaactgacgtgaaatacaactTGTCTTAAACTGAGTTTTCTGTTCAGTAGTTTCGGTGGCAAGTAATTTGCATCACTAGCtgtgagatatcatcaaaaataTTGTATCTCGTCAAATTTTCAATTTGCCAAAATTCGAGTTTCAGCTTCTATCTTGAGTTAggaacttcacacttgagtaaatatgttagaagcacaataaaaaaatttgtcatcatcaaaatcaagattgtcaGAGTTTCTAAACCCAACATTTATATTTATCATGAACATGAATTTTATGAGTCGAAAAGTTACACATGAAAAATGTATTATATACTAAATAATGGTATTTCCTAATGAACACTTGTACCCTTAATTTACTAGCATGAAACTTTCCCAAATACGAACATCGAATACGTTTAATTTAGACTCTTTCATACATAGatgattcttcacaaatttaaAATAGAAGTCCTATATCTTAACTACAACCTGCTTTACTTTATATTTATGCCATACTCCAAGTCTTACGCTCTCCGGCTTATGTGCTATCAATTGATGTATGAACgaatgataaaatatcatatttgagTTATTCGTGAAAGTCATAAACCTTCctacaaatatttataattgTTGGATGCCTGGCTAATTTACGATTTTGAGGTTAAAACTTATTTATCTTTATGTATAGaactttaataaaaaaaaactttaaaattattgttgtgataaaaataatccaacgattCCAAAAGATTTGGTGTTGACCATGTAGTGATCGaattcataaataaatataattaaatccATGCTCGAATGATTCACTGTGGATCCTGCCAAACTATATATGCCAACGCCCGAATCCAATTCGATCTTACTTTTACTAATTACGAAtactttttaaaattatgatcTAAAACACACtcctaaaatattaatattatgcTGGCCTGCAAAACTAGGATCAATAAAgtgaataataataaaaaaaaggaTGGTAATTTGTGTCCTAAGTTGGCTTAAATTAAACTCGAGTCATCTAATTAATTagaagaaaataataaatagaATTCCTTTGACTTTTAGTCATTTATTCGCTAACATCAACAATATCTGACATCATGTCAACATTATATGATCTTCGCTAACATCAACAATATCTGACATCATGTCAACATTATATGATCTTAGTCGTCTCTTTTCTAATTATAAGAGTTAAATTGATGGTTGCATCACTAAGATTTTATTCTAAATTTTTTGGTAAAGCATATAAATTTCATAGTAGTGTTaaaaagatttttttatttttgcaaATTTAAAATTATGGTTTTATATAGTAATATATAATCGCCTAATTAATTATTGATGACATCTGTGTCGAAGGTGAAAGGGGCTTTTCCATCAATTATTTTCACAAAAACGTGAGATTTTCAAAACTAAATAatagaatttgattttgatgcATCTGAAATCACCTTAATACgtcattaatatttaaatatgaaGTTAATCTTTacttataattaaatttaattactcaAGTCTTGTAAGCAAAACAAGTTTTTCTGAATGGGATTATGGGAACATCAAATTGTAGATCCTCATGGTAAAATAAATTGTACatctatatattttttaatgcaGGTATACATCTATGTttttttaacttaattaatttgcTAAATTAAAAGGATCTGCCGCAGCCGGCCTTAGTTTACTAGAATGAGTCTTATATATCAACAAAAATTCGAAGACCAAATTATTTAACTAATTCTTCATCATTTCCTTGGATCTTATATATATGTCATGTGATCCATTGCATCAAAAAGAAAATTCTCGGAGTTTCTTGATCATATATTCCAAGATTTTCGAGAACCGGACTTGTCGAAAAACCAAGAATCAGCATCCGAATTAAAATGGAGTTCAATACTAATCATCACGAAGAATCCGAGCAAGAAAGCACCTACATGCGCGCAGGGCGATTTTACGAGTGCGTGTTTTGCAAGAGAGGGTTCGATACAGCACAGGCTTTGGGTGGACACATGAACATCCACAGAAAAGATAGGGCAAGAAACAAGCCAACAACTCCAAGCAAGCGAGAGGAAGATTGCACAGGCCCTAGATTTTATCAGCAGATACCAACTTCAAGAATTATTGATCATAACTATTCAACATATTTTAGTACTGGTACTTCGACAACGCCCTCGTCTGAAAACCCTCCGCAGAAGGGTGGTAGCATGAACGATTTTGATCGTGATAGACGTAAGAGAACAAATCAATCGATTAATCCTGGCGATTGGCCGGTGAGATCGGTCTTCCCCCCGATGATCACGGAAGGGTTGGAGACGAATCATGACGAGGAATTGGATCTAGAGTTGCGGCTCGGATATGATTCATGAAGATATATGTACGCTTTGAATGCATTAATGAGTTTGATTTAATATTGAGTATATTTGAAATCCATTATAATGGTTAATATCATAGTTTAatgtattaaataatattttgactATACAACTTTATCCATAATTTAAAAGCCCCTGAGATACCACAATATTTACAGTTATTAAACTAAAATATAAatgcaaaaaattgtgtgagacggtctcacaggtcgtatttgtgagacacattttttatttgggtcatccatgaaaaaatattatttttatgctaagagtattattttttattgtgaatatgaatagggttgacccgtctcacagattaagatccgtgagacggtctcacaagagacccacTCAAATATAAATCAGTCGGAACTCTCATTTCATCATATTTGCACTATCCTCATAAGCATTGTAATTAGGaggttaataaaatattaatagtcGATTTAGTCATTTAGATGGCTTTCCTTCTATCTTTAGTTGAGCAAAATTAATTGCTAATCACACAAAAAGTGTAGATTTTTACTATAGTGTGCATGATGCATGTAGTAGAAAGAGGGTTAACCTTAGTCAAACAAttattttcattaatttatgagctttttttttgttgttgtgcaaATTAACATTAAATGAACAACATAGGTATATAATATGGTAATCCATCAACTTCGCAACATGGCACCAGTGGTCTAGTGGTAGAATAGTACCCTGCCACGGTACAGACCCGGGTTCGATTCCCGGCTGGTGCACAATTCGCTCTTTTTTAAAATGTTGGATCTTAAAAAAACTAATTTAGCCCATGGACCCCTTCCACGTTACATGTAGCCCAACGATATATATTTTTAGTATAATGCCTGAATTTTAGAAAATTATTATAAGCTctagtttaaaataaaaactaaaCTTACAAAATCCACATCTATTCGGTATTGTTATGGTGATTCATGTTCAAAAATCATATAGCTCTTGAATTTTTGTATGATTTAAAATTCGACGACTCAGAATTAGAATAGAGCAAGAATAACATGTTTGGTGTCATAAAATGAATGGAGTTAttgggtttaaaaaaaaaaaatggtatTTGACGAGATTTGGTTGAATTTCATAGGATTTGATGACAtttgacataacaaaataaatCCTTACAAGATTTAATGAGATTTTAGCTAcgaaagaaataaaaattattattaatattaattttgtatatatataacgTTGAACTTTGATTAAACCTCGTGCAGaactttatttatattttatatttaacaataatatggttttttcttgtattttttttttaatatttgttttcttctgatagttttaaaaaaaattaagtaatATAGAACTTTTTatatgaaattattatattttaaaataactaaaaaaaatagaaatctcTTTTTAGGTCCCTTGTTTGGGCGAGTACTGCACTCAAACTGAACGTTTCACATCCACCGATATAAAATCGTTCTGAAATATTCACTTTTCTTAGTTCCCGCACTCGAAAATATTCAATCCCCGAATCCATTTGATTTTCCGCTCCCAAACCCTAATCCCTTGGATTCTGAAGCCTAGAGTTTAGCTGTCTGCTGCAATCCCCAAAATGCCATCCCTGCCCGCCTCGGGGAAGATCCTCCGGCTAGAGCTGGAGAACTTCAAGTCCTACAAGGGCCACCAAGTGATCGGCCCGTTCTACGATTTCACTGCCATAATCGGTCCCAACGGAGCCGGGAAATCTAATTTGATGGACGCAATAAGCTTCGTCCTCGGCGTGCGGACTGGACAGCTGCGTGGGGCCCAGTTGAGGGACCTCATTTACGCTTTCGACGACCGCGAGAAGGAGCATAGAGGCCGGAAGGCGCACGTCATGCTGGTGTACCAGCTTCCTGACGGGTCGGAAATTCAGTTCACTCGGTCAATTACCACTGCTGGTGGCAGTGAGTATAGGATAGGGGATCGCGTAGTGAATTGGGATGATTATAATGCGAAGTTGAGGTCCCTTGGCATTCTAGTCAAAGCGCGGAATTTTCTTGTTTTTCAGGTGAttacaatttttatattttggtATGAATTTCAGGTATTAGTTAGTAGCCGATTTAGTTGTTGCGTGTGTAGAATGAAGGCAGACTATTTAGCACATTACACAAATACGTATTTGTACATAtaacgtgtatgtatatatgcatATTCTTCAAGTTTATATAGCTGTTATTACATGTTCTTAATCTTCTGTAGCCTCTCCACTGACTAGCAAAGCAATATAGACGGCagaaaatgtttgagataaatCTTTAAATCAATTTGAGTCACGCATTTGGTTATGCTCTTTGTAAATTATGTGGTCATATTATTATGCAGGGAGACGTGGAATCTATAGCTTCAAAAAATCCTAAAGAGCTGACAGCACTCCTGGAGCAAATTTCTGGTTCTGAAGAATACAAGAGACAATATGAGGAGCTGGAGCAACAAAAAGCCGAAGTTGATGAAAAGGCAGTGCTTGCGCATCAAAAGAAGAAAACTATTTCTGCAGAGAAAAAGCAAAAGAAGCTGCAAAAAGAGGAAGCTGAAAAACATATCAAATTGCAAGAACAACTGGTATGCATAAGAAAATCTCTTTTACGTTTGAGCTATTAATGATGGTACCTTTCAATATCGTCAACTTTATAGTCACCATGACTCACATACATAAAGCTTTATTGAGGCTCCTTGACTGTGATGTTACAGTATGAAATAGGTTCTTGTGCTTTTGATCAGCACTTGTTTTGTTGCCTTGTCATCTCTGCAGAAATCTTTGAAGCAGGAACATTTTCTTTGGCAACTCTTGAACATACAAAGAGATATTGAAAAGGCTAATGAGGACCTTGATGTTGAGGAAAACATCCGCAAAGAAATTGTGGATGAACTTGGTAATTACGAGGCTGAAGCAAGCAAGAAGAAGAAAGAGCAGATTGGATACTTGAAAGATATTTCACAGCGTGAGAGGAGGATCACAGAGAAACAGAATAAAATCGACAAAAGCGTGAGTTATCTTTGATAATCATGTAAATTTTTTGGTGCTCATATAATAGCGATTGAATCACTTCTAAGATCTCTACTCTGCTGGTAATAGTTGGCTAAAGTTTCTCAGATAACATATGAATTTGATGTTTCTTACTATCTTTGTATCCGAATGTGCAATTTTAATATCTGTGTTCTCTAAATTCAGTAACATATTGGATGTCTCATCGATCAACTACGGCATAATCAAATAGTTGGGTGACTGCTCACTTGCCTCATATTCTAGTGGCGTAGTCAGGATATATCATATATGTTTTTATCATTACAAGGGCATTTCCGTATGGAAGAAGATGTACGTGTAATCGAATACATGTGCGTTCTGGAAAATAGTTAAACAGTTTAACTTTTACTACTAGAAAAGGAAGATAAATTTACGATCTCTTAAAAATTCATTTGGAATGCATAGGAACATAATTTTAtccatttatttatttcaatatGACAGAACAAGTTTCTTTATGAAATTTCATAAACTTTTGAATTACTTGTCTTTCTTTCTTTGGTTTTTTCTTCCCTCTAGAAATAAAGTAGGATTTTGTCAATAGCAACTCGTTCTACAGTGACATCAATCCATTTTTAGGCAAGATATGAAAGAAATTGACTTTTGGATTTTTCATGGTTCACATAAAGCTAGTATCAGAGTCCGATTCATTGTGAATCCATGTCACACTAACACTCAGCACTGCCAGTTGTTTGCTACTTTGCTGCAATTTAGTTAAAAAGTTCAAGAAATAAGCAAAATTTTGATGAACCATGATTCTTTCATTTAACTTTTGCCCACTGCTTGAGCTACAGTTACCCTGGCATAAATATCGTATGCTCTGTTACTCGCACAGTCTTGTGGTAACTTTGTAATTGGTTTTGATACACAGCAACCTGAGCTTGTAAGATTGAAGGAGGCGATATTGCGTATAGCATCAAAAATTAAAAGTACAAATAAAGAACTTGGtaagaaaaaagaagaaaaaaggaGACACACAGAGGAGGTAGAGAAACTTCGGAATGACTTGAGTGATGTGACTAAGCAACTCGAGCAGTTGAAGAAAAAAAGCGAGGATGCTGGTGGAAAGCTTCAGTTACTTGACAGTGAATTGGCGACTTATCACCGTTTGTGAGTACTTCCTTTTCGGCGTTCTCAAATTTGAATTGCTCTCTGCTTTCTAGTTCTGGATGCATGTTATAATTTAGCCAGTATTGTTAATTAAACCGTTGATTAATAGCGATTATGCTTCAGTAAAGAGGAGGCTGGGATGAAAACTGCTAAATTAAAAGATGAGAAGGAGGTTTTAGACAGGCAGCAAAATGCTGATATCGAGGCCAGGAAGAATTTGGAAGAAAATATTCAGCAGTTGGACAGTCGAAAGCAGGAGCTGGAGTCACAAGAGAAACAAATGCAGACTAGACTCAAAAAAATTCTTGATGCAGTTGGAAAGCACAAGGATGAGCTAATAAGAGTGCGAAAAGATCAACGTGAAATGAAAGACAAGCTTGTAGAATCCAGGTCTGGCCAAGTGCTGGCGCTAATATTTGACAGTTGTACTAAAATACCCTTGTTGTGATCATTCTCATACACTTGGATAAATAAATGTTATAGGCGCAAACATGAAATGCTGAAGGCAAAAATTAGCGATCTAGATAATCAACTGCGGGAACTAAAGGCTGATAGACACGAGAATGAGAGAGATGCCAGGATGTCTCAGGCAGTTGAAACTCTAAAACGCCTCTTTCCTGGTGTTCATGGTCGCATGACTGACCTCTGCCGACCAACACAGAAGAAGTATAACCTTGCTGTTACTGTTGCTATGGGCAGATTTATGGATGCTGTAGTAGTCGAGGACGAACACACTGGGAAGGAATGTATAAAGGTACCATGTATATGATTACTTTAAAACTGTCACTCTTGTATACTCATCATTACAATCTTCACCAGTCATTGGAAAATCAATCTTACTGATTGAATGATATTTTTGTTCACgtcaaaattaaaatgtataGTTCTTgtgttttttttgttgttgattctattttcttgaaaatcttTAACTACTCGTCAAAGTTGAGCCTCAGGCCCTCAGCTTTTCTTGCTTTCCGAATCTGATGCATATTAGCCGACCCCATCTAGTGATATAAATGCTTTATTGATTGATCGGGTTACTTGTTATTTGCAGTGTGTAACTGGCATATTCGATTTGTGACAGGAaccatttatgatttatttgttttttgacAGATAAAAAATAcccattttaattttttcacaaaatttAATGAGCTGATTATTTGTATTTGTTTGTGTTTGttatcatttttcaaaatttaaatgctACTTGATTATGACTAGTGAGCTTTCTTGTTTGCAGTATTTGAAAGAACAAAGGCTTCCTCCACTAACATTTATACCTCTTCAATCGGTGCGTGTGAAGCCAGTTATGGAGAGGTTGCGCACCTTAGGAGGAACAGCCAAGTTGGTCTTTGATGTCATACAGTATCCTCGATTGAAGCAAGCAGACCAATAATATGATTTATGTGCATATACATGGAAATCTTAGTTattgtttacctgattatgatTACATATCGAATTGAATCTCACATTCTATAGTTCTAGTGCCACAGTAACAGGAATTCTTACACATTGTTTATTTCTGAGTATTCTACATTTTTCTCCACCTATTGTTTATCAATAATTTGTACATATTTTTCCTGTTTAAGCGCGATACGTATCTTGTTAGATTCCTGCTTTAGGTTATCTTTATATGTTTTCATTGCTCATTTTCTCATCTGAAGTAATTACTTTTGTATTATTTAAGTCTTATGTTTGCCTGAAGGTTCTAAAATTGAATCTGATTGTTGCTcatgaaaatttgatttttaagttCTATTGATCTCTTGTTTATTACCTCTTGAGTGAATAAATTTGGGACATATATGTTATCTTTTATGGTGAATTTTGCATGGATGTTGCATAAATTATGCCTTTGTTTGGTAGCAGGCAATTAGCTGCTTTGTTTGATATAATTTTTAGAGTTTTCTGGCCACAACTTTGTTGATTTCTGCCCCCATTTGTAGAACTTGCCCTCCCTAAATCTGGCCATTCTTTGAAGATATATACTCAAGAATTTGTGGTTTATTTATAATTCAAATATTTCTGTGGGTGGTTGAGTCCTTTTCAGCAATGCTATTATTGTAGGTCCTTTCCTTGACAGATATAGATTTGATCCTGTGTTGGAAAAAGCTATTTTGTTTGCTGTTGGAAATACCTTAGTTTGCGATGATCTTCACGAAGCTAAAGATCTGAGCTGGAGTGGGCAGAGGTTCAAAGGTATAATAGTGCTGTATTTGTTCCTAGAGGTGCTAAACTGACCCGTGCTATTACTTTCTGTCCTTTTTCTTGGATCACAGTTGTGACTACTGAC
Coding sequences:
- the LOC140839322 gene encoding uncharacterized protein: MEFNTNHHEESEQESTYMRAGRFYECVFCKRGFDTAQALGGHMNIHRKDRARNKPTTPSKREEDCTGPRFYQQIPTSRIIDHNYSTYFSTGTSTTPSSENPPQKGGSMNDFDRDRRKRTNQSINPGDWPVRSVFPPMITEGLETNHDEELDLELRLGYDS
- the LOC140840205 gene encoding structural maintenance of chromosomes protein 1-like, with translation MPSLPASGKILRLELENFKSYKGHQVIGPFYDFTAIIGPNGAGKSNLMDAISFVLGVRTGQLRGAQLRDLIYAFDDREKEHRGRKAHVMLVYQLPDGSEIQFTRSITTAGGSEYRIGDRVVNWDDYNAKLRSLGILVKARNFLVFQGDVESIASKNPKELTALLEQISGSEEYKRQYEELEQQKAEVDEKAVLAHQKKKTISAEKKQKKLQKEEAEKHIKLQEQLKSLKQEHFLWQLLNIQRDIEKANEDLDVEENIRKEIVDELGNYEAEASKKKKEQIGYLKDISQRERRITEKQNKIDKSQPELVRLKEAILRIASKIKSTNKELGKKKEEKRRHTEEVEKLRNDLSDVTKQLEQLKKKSEDAGGKLQLLDSELATYHRFKEEAGMKTAKLKDEKEVLDRQQNADIEARKNLEENIQQLDSRKQELESQEKQMQTRLKKILDAVGKHKDELIRVRKDQREMKDKLVESRRKHEMLKAKISDLDNQLRELKADRHENERDARMSQAVETLKRLFPGVHGRMTDLCRPTQKKYNLAVTVAMGRFMDAVVVEDEHTGKECIKYLKEQRLPPLTFIPLQSVRVKPVMERLRTLGGTAKLVFDVIQFDPVLEKAILFAVGNTLVCDDLHEAKDLSWSGQRFKVVTTDGTLLTKSGTMTGGTSGGMEARSHKWDDKKIEGLKKKKEDLESESEKLGSIREMQLKESEASGKISGLEKKIQYAEIEKKSIEDKLIKMKVEKSNIEDEIGRVKPEFQKLENTINTRTSKITSLEKRINDIVDRIYKIFSESVGVKNIREYEENHLKAIDEMAAETLSLHNQQSKLKYQLEYEMKRDVGSRIAKLESTISDLKISLKEVEKSQNELKSAMETANSEIENLKEEVREWKLKSEDCEKDIQEWKKKISAATTNISKHNRQIKSKEALIEQLNLQKQEILEKCELERIDIPTVDDPMDTGSSSLGPVFDFSLLNKSLLQKSKPSERDKIENEFIQKITSLVSEIERTAPNLKALDQYEAVLAKERAASKEWEAARDEQNKITAEYNRIKQTRHDLFMKAFDHISGNIDKIYNELTKSNTHSVGGASSTHAVGGTAYLNLENPDEPYLYGIKYSAMPPTKRYRDMSQLSGGEKTVAALALLFSIHSFRPSPFFILDEVDAALDNLNVAKVASFIRSKSCGGARLDVDVELGTGFQSIVISLKDNFYDKAEALVGVYRDSDRGCSRTLTFDLTKYHE